One genomic window of Quercus robur chromosome 6, dhQueRobu3.1, whole genome shotgun sequence includes the following:
- the LOC126689469 gene encoding non-specific lipid transfer protein GPI-anchored 5-like, with the protein MAFTKMQMGLVLVLVTMLWAGASAQSSCTNVIISMSPCLNYITGNTSTPSSGCCSQLASVVRSQPQCLCQVLNGGSSSLGININQTQALALPGACNVQTPPLSSCNAASPSNSPAGSPTSSDSGSGSKTVPSTEGSTSAGSSIKLSISQPFFLICAATVASTFTTY; encoded by the exons ATGGCTTTTACAAAAATGCAGATGGGTCTGGTCCTAGTCTTGGTGACTATGCTCTGGGCAGGAGCTTCGGCTCAGTCGAGTTGTACAAATGTGATCATCAGTATGTCACCATGCCTTAACTACATTACTGGCAACACCTCAACCCCATCTTCAGGCTGCTGCTCACAGCTTGCTAGTGTAGTCCGCTCACAACCACAATGCTTGTGCCAAGTCCTTAATGGAGGTAGCTCCTCATTGGGGATCAACATCAACCAAACTCAGGCTCTAGCCTTGCCTGGTGCTTGTAATGTTCAGACCCCACCTCTCAGTAGCTGTAATG CTGCTTCACCATCCAACTCTCCTGCAGGATCACCAACATCTTCGGATTCAG GAAGTGGATCTAAAACCGTGCCATCAACAGAAGGTAGTACATCAGCTGGAAGTTCCATCAAGTTGTCAATTTCTCAACCCTTCTTCCTTATATGTGCAGCAACAGTTGCTTCAACCTTCACAACGTACTGA